A section of the Acidobacterium capsulatum ATCC 51196 genome encodes:
- the gap gene encoding type I glyceraldehyde-3-phosphate dehydrogenase, which yields MAVKVGINGFGRIGRNVLRASLGNPEIEVVAVNDLTSPATLAHLLKYDSILGNLSHEVTATDDSISIDGKTIKVFAEKDPAKLAWDSVGAQVVVESTGRFTDATVAKSHLGSTVKKVIISAPATNEDLTVVLGVNEDKYDAAKHNVISNASCTTNCLAPLVKVMHENFGLVTGIMTTIHSYTNDQVILDFPHKDLRRARAAAINMIPSSTGAAKALKLVIPEMAGKLDGFAIRVPTPNVSVVDLTFTAEKPVSVEAVNKAVEEASKGALKGILGYETAPLVSSDFKGDARSSIFDSQLTKVLGQSVKVISWYDNEWGYSNRVRDLILFLAKKGL from the coding sequence ATGGCAGTGAAGGTTGGTATCAATGGTTTTGGCCGCATCGGCCGTAACGTTCTGCGCGCATCCCTCGGCAATCCTGAAATTGAAGTCGTCGCCGTCAACGATCTGACGAGCCCCGCAACGCTGGCCCACCTGCTCAAGTACGACTCGATTCTGGGCAACCTGTCGCATGAAGTGACGGCGACCGATGACTCGATCTCGATCGACGGCAAGACGATCAAGGTGTTTGCCGAGAAGGACCCCGCCAAGCTGGCCTGGGACAGCGTGGGCGCGCAGGTGGTCGTGGAATCGACCGGCCGCTTTACCGATGCCACCGTGGCCAAGAGCCACCTGGGCAGCACCGTGAAGAAGGTGATCATCTCTGCCCCGGCCACCAACGAAGACCTGACCGTCGTGCTGGGCGTGAACGAAGACAAGTACGACGCGGCAAAGCACAACGTGATCTCGAATGCGTCCTGCACCACGAACTGCCTTGCGCCGCTCGTAAAGGTGATGCATGAGAACTTCGGCCTGGTGACGGGCATCATGACCACGATCCACAGCTACACCAACGATCAGGTCATTCTCGACTTCCCGCACAAGGACCTGCGCCGCGCCCGCGCTGCCGCGATCAACATGATTCCCAGCTCGACCGGCGCCGCCAAGGCCCTGAAGCTGGTGATTCCCGAGATGGCCGGCAAGCTGGATGGCTTCGCGATCCGCGTCCCAACCCCGAACGTTTCGGTGGTCGATCTGACCTTCACCGCCGAGAAGCCGGTGAGCGTGGAAGCCGTGAACAAGGCCGTTGAGGAAGCGTCGAAGGGCGCGCTGAAGGGCATTCTGGGCTACGAGACGGCTCCGCTGGTTTCGAGCGACTTCAAGGGCGATGCCCGCTCCTCGATCTTTGACTCGCAGCTGACCAAAGTGCTGGGCCAGTCGGTCAAGGTGATCAGCTGGTATGACAACGAGTGGGGCTACTCCAACCGCGTGCGCGACCTGATCCTCTTCCTGGCGAAGAAGGGCCTGTAA
- a CDS encoding glycine betaine ABC transporter substrate-binding protein: MTPPRRLSAALSAALSLLLLCVPLLGCSPPRSSHIVIGAKDFTEQTLLGELLAQEIEAKTHLKVDRHFYLAGSYICQQALLAGRIDAYVEYTGTALTAILKQPIDRNPQQVFDTVQRLYQQRYHVTVFPSLGFQNTFAMVVRPSTARRLRVTTLSQLVPDASHLRLGVGYEFQTRPDGLRGLEKAYGMHFAGTPRVMDLGLLYRALESHQVDIIAANSTDGPIAAAHLVILKDDRHFFPPYQAVPLVSDAALRRWPQIRPVLASLAGKITAAGMRQMNEEVDGEHRDPAAVIREFRKEHGL, encoded by the coding sequence ATGACGCCACCCCGCAGGCTTTCCGCAGCGCTGTCAGCCGCGCTTTCTCTTCTGCTTCTCTGCGTCCCGCTCCTCGGCTGCTCGCCGCCCCGCTCCAGCCACATCGTCATCGGCGCCAAGGACTTCACCGAGCAGACCCTCCTCGGCGAGTTGCTCGCGCAGGAGATCGAGGCCAAAACCCACCTCAAAGTCGATCGTCACTTCTATCTCGCCGGCAGCTACATCTGCCAGCAGGCCCTGCTCGCCGGGCGCATCGACGCCTACGTGGAATACACCGGAACCGCGCTCACGGCCATCCTCAAGCAGCCCATCGACCGCAATCCGCAACAGGTTTTCGACACAGTGCAGCGGCTCTACCAGCAGCGCTATCACGTCACGGTTTTTCCGTCGCTCGGCTTTCAGAACACCTTTGCCATGGTCGTCCGTCCCTCCACCGCCCGGCGCCTGCGCGTCACCACGCTCTCGCAGCTTGTGCCCGATGCATCGCATCTGCGCCTCGGCGTCGGCTACGAGTTCCAGACGCGCCCTGACGGTTTGCGCGGGCTCGAAAAGGCCTACGGCATGCACTTCGCGGGCACCCCGCGCGTCATGGATCTCGGCCTGCTCTACCGCGCGCTCGAGAGCCATCAGGTCGATATCATCGCGGCCAATTCCACTGACGGACCCATCGCCGCCGCGCATCTGGTCATCCTAAAAGATGACCGGCATTTCTTCCCGCCCTACCAGGCGGTGCCGCTGGTCAGCGATGCCGCGCTGCGCCGCTGGCCGCAGATTCGCCCGGTCCTCGCATCTCTCGCCGGCAAAATCACCGCCGCCGGGATGCGTCAGATGAACGAAGAAGTCGACGGCGAGCATCGCGATCCCGCCGCCGTCATTCGCGAGTTTCGCAAGGAGCATGGACTATGA
- the lptB gene encoding LPS export ABC transporter ATP-binding protein produces MKKLSTDEITKSYKGRQVVRGVSVEVLQGEVVGLLGPNGAGKTTSFYMTVGLIQPDSGRIFVDDQEITRVPMYLRARQYGISYLPQEPSVFRKLTVEENILAVLEVQPIPQEARRARTEKLIDQLNIGHIRKTRGYALSGGERRRVEIARSLCIQPSFILLDEPFSGIDPIAVLDLQKIIFELKASGIGVLITDHNVRETLSVTDRAYIINEGKIFRHGTPEELGSDPEVRRVYLGEGFSLN; encoded by the coding sequence ATGAAGAAGCTTTCCACCGATGAAATCACGAAGTCGTACAAGGGCCGCCAGGTCGTTCGCGGCGTCAGCGTGGAAGTCCTCCAGGGCGAAGTCGTAGGCCTGCTTGGCCCCAATGGCGCTGGCAAAACCACCAGCTTCTACATGACCGTGGGGCTTATCCAGCCCGATTCCGGCCGCATCTTTGTCGATGACCAGGAGATCACGCGCGTGCCCATGTATCTGCGCGCGCGCCAATACGGCATCAGTTATCTTCCGCAGGAGCCTTCGGTCTTTCGCAAGCTCACCGTCGAAGAAAATATTCTCGCCGTTCTTGAGGTGCAGCCCATTCCGCAGGAGGCGCGCCGCGCCCGTACCGAAAAGCTCATCGACCAGCTCAACATCGGCCATATTCGCAAGACGCGCGGTTACGCATTGTCGGGCGGTGAGCGGCGCCGCGTCGAGATCGCGCGCAGCCTCTGCATTCAGCCCTCGTTTATTCTGCTCGACGAGCCGTTCTCAGGCATTGATCCCATTGCCGTGCTCGATCTGCAAAAAATCATCTTCGAGTTAAAGGCCAGCGGCATCGGCGTGCTCATCACTGACCACAATGTGCGCGAAACGCTTTCGGTCACCGACCGCGCCTATATCATTAACGAAGGCAAAATATTCCGGCACGGCACGCCGGAAGAACTCGGCAGCGATCCCGAGGTGCGCCGGGTCTATCTGGGAGAAGGTTTTTCTCTCAACTAA
- a CDS encoding ATP-binding cassette domain-containing protein, whose product MPGFTLFTMPAAIAFEDVSLSLPQGRMLLDGVSLSLEAGTVTALLGRSGSGKTTLLRMVNRMARPTSGAVRVQGTDVLQQDVIALRRGIGYVIQETGLFPHWNIERNVQIVPEVQGAARPARTARAHELLARVGLPPGSFARRHPSELSGGQRQRVGLARALAADPAILLMDEPFGALDPLTRGEMQDLLRTLLAPPQQAHAQQTHPQKTVLLVTHDLDEALYLADRVVLLDEGRIAADLPAAQFLASPLPEVQAYVRAFHRGAREAQP is encoded by the coding sequence TTGCCCGGCTTTACACTTTTCACCATGCCCGCTGCGATTGCTTTTGAAGACGTCTCGCTCTCGCTGCCCCAGGGGCGCATGCTGCTCGACGGCGTCTCGCTCTCGCTTGAGGCAGGCACCGTCACCGCTCTTCTCGGCCGCAGCGGCTCGGGCAAGACCACCCTGCTGCGCATGGTCAACCGCATGGCCCGGCCCACCTCCGGCGCCGTGCGTGTTCAGGGCACAGACGTGCTCCAGCAGGACGTCATCGCCCTGCGCCGCGGCATCGGCTACGTCATTCAGGAGACCGGCCTCTTTCCCCACTGGAATATCGAGCGCAATGTGCAGATCGTGCCTGAGGTGCAGGGAGCCGCGCGCCCTGCGCGCACGGCGCGTGCGCATGAGCTGCTCGCCCGTGTCGGCCTGCCGCCCGGGTCCTTTGCCCGCCGTCATCCCTCGGAGCTCTCCGGCGGACAGCGCCAGCGCGTCGGCCTGGCCCGCGCTCTCGCCGCCGATCCTGCCATCCTGCTCATGGACGAGCCCTTCGGCGCGCTCGATCCGCTCACCCGTGGCGAAATGCAGGACCTGCTGCGCACCCTGCTCGCCCCGCCGCAACAGGCCCACGCACAACAGACCCATCCGCAAAAGACCGTCCTGCTCGTCACCCACGATCTCGACGAAGCCCTCTACCTCGCCGATCGCGTCGTGCTGCTCGACGAGGGCCGCATTGCCGCCGATCTTCCGGCCGCGCAATTCCTGGCATCGCCTCTGCCCGAGGTGCAGGCTTACGTCCGCGCCTTCCATCGCGGCGCGCGCGAGGCACAGCCATGA
- a CDS encoding ABC transporter permease has protein sequence MSRFLSQYGSQIATLTLEHLWLTGAAMLFAAAIGIPTGIALTRRPRWAGPVLAVANVIQTIPSLALFGFLLPLPWLGERAARIAIVALTAYALLPILRNTYAGIQGIDPAVVQVARALGLTGRQRLFKVELPLAAPVILAGLRTATVTCVGIATIAAAVGAGGLGELIFEGVASVDNRLVLAGAIPAALLALAADGLLGLLERWMTVRRPQ, from the coding sequence ATGAGCCGGTTCCTCTCCCAGTACGGCTCGCAAATCGCCACCCTCACGCTCGAGCATTTGTGGCTCACCGGCGCGGCCATGCTCTTTGCGGCGGCCATCGGCATTCCCACCGGCATCGCGCTCACCCGCCGCCCGCGCTGGGCCGGGCCGGTGCTGGCCGTCGCCAATGTAATCCAGACCATCCCTTCGCTCGCGCTCTTCGGCTTTCTGCTGCCGCTGCCCTGGCTCGGCGAACGCGCCGCCCGCATCGCCATCGTGGCCCTCACCGCCTACGCGCTGCTGCCCATCCTGCGCAACACCTATGCCGGCATTCAGGGCATCGACCCCGCCGTGGTGCAGGTGGCCCGCGCCCTCGGCCTCACCGGCCGCCAGCGCCTCTTCAAGGTCGAGCTGCCGCTCGCCGCGCCCGTCATCCTTGCCGGACTCCGCACCGCCACCGTCACCTGCGTGGGCATCGCCACCATCGCCGCCGCCGTGGGCGCCGGAGGCCTCGGCGAGCTCATCTTCGAGGGCGTCGCCTCCGTCGATAACCGCCTCGTGCTCGCCGGAGCCATCCCGGCCGCGCTGCTCGCCCTCGCCGCCGATGGCCTGCTCGGCCTGCTCGAACGATGGATGACCGTGCGGAGGCCGCAATGA
- a CDS encoding DinB family protein, with protein MIHPQPSAAATAVTHTPAQPEPWLRGTLTEVPPVARAVLHALQLAQEDIAHWCGSLTTEELHATPFGLTPVAFHIRHIGRSLDRLLTYAEGHQLSVPQKAALNVELEPGADASLIFQEFSMACEEAILRIHALATTDPGQERGVGRKALPTTVGGLLVHCADHTQRHTGQAVTTAKLLLALREAKSSHS; from the coding sequence ATGATTCATCCCCAGCCATCCGCAGCCGCCACCGCCGTAACCCACACGCCCGCCCAGCCCGAGCCGTGGCTGCGCGGCACCCTCACCGAGGTGCCGCCCGTCGCTCGCGCCGTACTGCACGCCCTCCAACTCGCCCAGGAGGACATCGCCCACTGGTGCGGCTCGCTCACCACAGAGGAACTGCACGCCACGCCCTTCGGACTCACCCCCGTCGCCTTCCACATCCGGCACATTGGCCGCAGCCTTGACCGCCTGCTCACCTACGCCGAGGGCCACCAGCTCTCCGTGCCGCAAAAGGCCGCACTCAACGTCGAATTGGAGCCGGGAGCCGACGCCAGCCTCATCTTTCAGGAATTCTCCATGGCCTGCGAAGAGGCCATCCTGCGCATTCATGCCCTCGCCACCACTGACCCGGGGCAGGAGCGCGGCGTGGGCCGCAAGGCGCTGCCCACCACCGTCGGCGGCCTTCTGGTGCATTGCGCCGATCACACGCAGCGCCACACCGGCCAGGCCGTCACCACCGCCAAGCTGCTGCTTGCCTTGCGAGAGGCCAAATCCTCACACTCCTGA
- a CDS encoding RNA polymerase factor sigma-54: MALLQPKLNLKVAQRQILTPGLMQMVSVLALNKLELKEMIQAEIAENPVLEEMEESVPLLDDVARREEDHDRGLEIKASSEESEKKDPFDEIDFGSYFQDYLDPGFRTPNSFELTEKPSIENFLSAPSTLSDHLLWQLGALTLTPAIRDAAEYLIGNLNEDGYLPADEEDLLEGYLREQLAPEGAESVNGHAPSALTALPPAMAERARAHLASALEVVRQLDPIGIATRDLRECLMVQVAAQRREFDLIYQRTAVVSAFDEQAEDSAPAESTAQPESSAPGDPERLQRISVFETAAAILDRHMLLLQKRDPRELSKAVARSVEETQRAIDFIRTLDPRPGQRYNRSEARLIEPDVAFVKRDDEYVVVMNDEDLPSLRLNHGYRRLLNKDGAEKDVKDYVKERYRSALQLMRNIEQRKNTILKTCESIIRRQTDFLENGIEAMKPMMIKEVAEEIGVHPSTVSRAVSNKYVHTPQGVYELRFFFSEGVNGPEGSGTPLMLLKRKVKKLIEDEDPSKPLTDDQIAQMLQSQGIEVTRRTVAKYREDMKIPSTHQRRVRI; encoded by the coding sequence ATGGCACTTCTACAACCCAAGCTCAATCTGAAAGTCGCCCAGCGCCAGATACTCACGCCCGGGCTGATGCAGATGGTCAGCGTCCTCGCGCTGAATAAGCTTGAGTTGAAAGAGATGATCCAGGCCGAGATCGCCGAAAATCCCGTTCTCGAAGAGATGGAAGAGAGCGTACCGCTGCTCGACGACGTCGCGCGGCGCGAAGAGGACCACGACCGCGGCCTCGAAATCAAAGCCTCGTCAGAGGAATCCGAAAAAAAGGATCCCTTCGACGAAATCGACTTCGGTTCCTACTTTCAGGACTATCTTGATCCCGGCTTCCGCACGCCCAACAGCTTCGAGCTGACTGAGAAGCCCTCCATCGAAAATTTCCTCTCCGCGCCCAGCACCCTCAGCGACCATCTGTTGTGGCAGCTCGGAGCGCTCACGCTCACCCCCGCCATCCGCGATGCGGCTGAATATCTCATCGGCAATCTGAATGAAGACGGCTATCTGCCTGCCGACGAAGAAGATCTGCTCGAAGGCTACCTGCGCGAGCAGCTTGCGCCTGAGGGCGCCGAGTCCGTCAACGGGCATGCTCCTTCGGCCTTGACTGCCTTGCCGCCCGCTATGGCCGAGCGCGCGCGTGCCCATCTGGCATCCGCTCTTGAAGTCGTGCGCCAGCTTGACCCCATCGGCATCGCCACGCGCGATCTGCGCGAGTGCCTGATGGTACAGGTTGCGGCGCAGCGCCGCGAGTTCGACCTGATCTATCAGCGCACCGCCGTCGTTTCTGCTTTCGATGAACAGGCCGAAGACTCCGCTCCCGCCGAGTCCACTGCGCAGCCGGAGTCTTCCGCGCCCGGCGATCCCGAGCGTCTGCAGCGCATCTCGGTCTTTGAGACTGCCGCGGCTATTCTTGATCGTCATATGCTGCTTTTGCAGAAGCGTGACCCGCGAGAGCTGTCCAAAGCCGTCGCGCGTTCGGTCGAGGAAACCCAGCGCGCCATCGACTTCATTCGCACCCTTGATCCGCGCCCCGGCCAGCGCTACAACCGCAGCGAGGCGCGGCTCATCGAGCCCGACGTCGCCTTTGTCAAGCGCGATGACGAATACGTCGTCGTCATGAACGATGAAGATCTGCCCTCACTGCGTCTCAATCATGGCTATCGCCGCCTGCTTAACAAAGACGGCGCGGAAAAAGACGTGAAGGATTATGTCAAGGAGCGCTATCGCTCGGCCCTGCAGTTGATGCGTAACATTGAGCAGCGCAAAAATACCATCCTCAAAACCTGCGAATCCATCATCCGCCGGCAAACGGATTTCCTCGAAAACGGCATCGAAGCTATGAAGCCGATGATGATCAAGGAAGTCGCGGAAGAAATTGGCGTGCATCCCTCCACCGTAAGCCGCGCGGTGTCGAACAAATACGTGCATACGCCGCAGGGCGTCTATGAGCTGCGCTTCTTTTTCTCCGAAGGCGTCAACGGGCCTGAAGGCTCCGGCACGCCGCTCATGCTGCTCAAGCGCAAAGTCAAAAAGCTCATTGAAGACGAAGACCCCAGCAAGCCGCTCACCGACGATCAGATTGCCCAGATGCTGCAGTCGCAGGGTATCGAGGTCACGCGGCGCACCGTGGCCAAGTATCGCGAAGACATGAAGATTCCCAGCACGCACCAGAGGCGCGTGCGCATCTGA
- a CDS encoding ATP-binding protein → MRRRSKRGPNNSESTGKIGQELPGSGPAPLSPSYLSEGNVPHEAEPEADEVQDQPEQTVAAAQEPVEVPAESAPATPSLVVETQPESPSIPPPEAPAAAQSGSARSPRGFVVLAIGLPGSGKTTWFKRRGVQPLSSDMLRTILFDDITEQRYQGLVFSTLRSLLRARLIAKMPWNYVDATNLSPHERRQWIKMAKSFGYEVQAVFFDVPLQVCLERNSRRERVVNDEVMHKMAERLRPPSFKEGFTKITVVRVKGAALSHPLPEPPSEPEAEADGEEA, encoded by the coding sequence ATGAGAAGACGCTCCAAGCGTGGCCCGAATAATTCGGAGTCCACAGGAAAAATCGGTCAGGAGTTGCCGGGCAGTGGTCCGGCGCCCCTGAGCCCTTCGTATTTAAGCGAAGGCAATGTGCCTCACGAGGCCGAACCGGAAGCGGATGAAGTTCAGGACCAGCCGGAGCAGACGGTTGCTGCTGCGCAGGAACCGGTCGAAGTTCCGGCGGAATCGGCTCCCGCTACCCCCAGCCTCGTGGTGGAAACCCAGCCCGAGTCGCCCTCGATTCCTCCTCCCGAGGCTCCGGCGGCGGCACAGTCCGGCAGCGCACGCAGCCCTCGCGGCTTCGTCGTGCTGGCCATCGGCCTGCCGGGTTCGGGCAAGACTACGTGGTTCAAGCGCCGTGGCGTGCAGCCGCTTTCAAGCGACATGCTGCGGACCATCCTCTTCGACGACATCACGGAACAGCGCTACCAGGGGCTGGTCTTTTCGACGCTGCGCTCGCTCTTGCGTGCGCGCCTCATCGCCAAGATGCCGTGGAATTATGTCGATGCGACGAATCTGTCACCGCATGAGCGCCGCCAGTGGATCAAGATGGCAAAGAGTTTCGGCTATGAAGTGCAGGCCGTCTTCTTTGACGTGCCGCTGCAGGTTTGCCTCGAGCGCAACAGCCGCCGCGAACGGGTGGTGAACGACGAAGTCATGCACAAAATGGCCGAGCGCCTGCGCCCGCCCAGCTTCAAGGAAGGCTTCACGAAGATCACGGTGGTCCGCGTCAAGGGCGCGGCCCTGTCGCATCCTCTGCCCGAGCCACCCTCTGAGCCTGAGGCGGAAGCAGACGGCGAAGAGGCCTGA
- the lptC gene encoding LPS export ABC transporter periplasmic protein LptC, with amino-acid sequence MQITVKRLRLWILSAAGLLVVVLAGFFLYSILRFRREVKDLPRELGANIQQTANGFTYSQSSGGHTLFTIQASKLKQFRNGQALLHKVKIILYGPPGTHRQDTIHGTDFRYNPKTGVAQSEGDVEIDVESPAGEGQSSAANTIHVKTSGLTFDSKSGEASTSRYTEFASPKGSGHAVGASYNSKTGMLVLNSSVVLQTVTQKGAPVQVQAAHLSFLRDQEQAVLLEPVLHSPQQTASAQTATLYFRKDGTADHLTAQGQVHITTPKGAVVDARNAEAMLDAKSQPQIVHLTGGVRFDNQTPQQSLHGTAGNAQLTFASFGDNRLLQHVRLQQAVNITALRIGLPHGGTATRHLQGQIANIAFMPAPGNRKSIAKTVQIDQGARIALRTLSPHQPPQHTVIQGDHLVAQLIHGNALRVLDGTGHTQVASLAKDGALNTTASDTLHVTFAATPPPRRGKTAKSQQGTEIATSQMDQAIASGHVVMHQQPEFSAKPGKHAQPVTAWAQTATYLANNQTVQLRGSPRLQQGSSFELAADAIDYQRATGHATADGHVKATYRRQPGSKQPAATFGNTQEPSHVIAARAELFQSKSQAFFYGTASQPARLWQGGDSVWAPVIELDQKTQQLLAHGSGNAPVVKTYFTAALGSRSQPGVVQARSRTLAYSEKSRIADFAGEVEAIDAMGTLHASSVRMQLAPPSSSAGKSAATQLQRMVASGGVTLTQPGREAVGSRLVYTGSDERFVLTGTPHALPYLTDRAHGRTTGRALIFNNQSDSVEIIGGKGSTVAPARVPR; translated from the coding sequence ATGCAAATCACGGTGAAGCGGCTGCGGCTCTGGATTCTCTCAGCGGCGGGGCTGCTGGTAGTTGTGCTGGCCGGCTTCTTTCTTTACTCCATCCTGCGGTTCCGCCGCGAGGTCAAGGATCTGCCGCGCGAACTCGGCGCCAACATTCAGCAGACGGCCAACGGCTTCACCTACTCGCAGTCCAGCGGCGGCCACACGCTCTTCACCATTCAGGCATCGAAGCTCAAGCAGTTTCGCAACGGGCAGGCGCTGCTGCACAAGGTCAAGATCATCCTTTACGGCCCGCCCGGCACGCACCGGCAAGACACGATTCACGGCACTGATTTTCGCTACAACCCTAAAACCGGCGTTGCCCAGTCCGAGGGCGACGTCGAAATCGACGTCGAGAGTCCTGCCGGGGAGGGGCAGTCCAGCGCGGCCAACACCATTCACGTGAAAACCAGCGGCCTCACCTTTGACTCAAAATCCGGAGAAGCCAGCACTAGCCGCTACACCGAATTTGCCTCCCCCAAAGGTTCCGGCCACGCGGTCGGCGCGTCTTACAACTCCAAGACCGGCATGCTGGTGCTCAACAGCAGCGTCGTCTTGCAGACCGTGACGCAAAAGGGCGCGCCCGTGCAGGTGCAGGCCGCGCACCTGAGCTTCCTGCGCGACCAGGAGCAGGCCGTGCTCCTTGAGCCCGTGTTGCACAGCCCGCAACAGACGGCATCCGCGCAGACCGCCACCCTCTACTTCCGCAAAGACGGCACCGCCGATCACCTCACCGCGCAGGGCCAGGTTCACATCACCACGCCCAAAGGAGCCGTCGTCGACGCTCGCAATGCTGAGGCCATGCTCGACGCAAAGAGCCAGCCGCAGATTGTCCACCTGACCGGCGGCGTGCGTTTTGATAATCAAACCCCGCAGCAAAGCCTGCACGGCACCGCCGGCAATGCGCAACTCACCTTCGCATCCTTCGGCGACAATCGTCTGCTCCAGCATGTGCGCCTCCAGCAGGCCGTCAACATCACCGCACTCCGCATCGGCCTGCCGCACGGCGGCACCGCCACGCGCCACTTGCAGGGCCAGATCGCCAACATCGCCTTTATGCCCGCGCCCGGCAACCGCAAGAGCATCGCCAAAACGGTCCAGATTGACCAGGGAGCGCGCATCGCCCTGCGCACGCTCTCCCCTCATCAGCCGCCGCAGCACACCGTCATTCAGGGCGATCATCTCGTCGCACAGTTGATCCACGGTAACGCGCTTCGCGTGCTCGATGGCACAGGACACACCCAGGTCGCAAGCCTCGCCAAAGACGGCGCGCTCAACACGACGGCCAGCGACACCCTGCACGTCACCTTCGCCGCCACTCCGCCGCCACGCCGCGGCAAGACGGCAAAATCGCAGCAGGGAACCGAAATCGCCACCTCGCAGATGGATCAGGCCATCGCCTCCGGTCATGTCGTGATGCATCAGCAGCCGGAGTTCTCCGCGAAGCCGGGCAAGCACGCCCAGCCCGTCACCGCGTGGGCGCAAACAGCTACGTATCTGGCCAATAACCAGACCGTGCAACTGCGCGGCAGCCCGCGCCTGCAGCAGGGCTCCAGCTTTGAGCTGGCCGCCGATGCCATCGATTATCAGCGCGCCACGGGCCACGCCACCGCCGACGGCCATGTGAAGGCCACCTACCGCCGCCAGCCCGGCAGCAAGCAGCCCGCGGCTACCTTCGGCAACACGCAGGAGCCGTCGCACGTCATCGCCGCGCGCGCCGAGCTCTTCCAGTCAAAGAGCCAGGCTTTCTTTTACGGCACAGCCTCGCAGCCCGCGCGCCTGTGGCAGGGCGGCGACTCCGTATGGGCTCCGGTGATCGAGCTGGACCAAAAGACGCAGCAGCTCCTCGCGCACGGCAGCGGCAACGCGCCCGTTGTAAAAACTTATTTCACCGCTGCGCTCGGCTCCCGCAGCCAGCCCGGAGTCGTGCAGGCCCGCAGCCGCACGCTCGCTTACTCTGAGAAGTCGCGCATCGCCGACTTCGCGGGAGAAGTCGAAGCCATCGACGCGATGGGCACCCTGCACGCGTCCTCCGTGCGCATGCAACTCGCCCCGCCCTCATCTTCCGCAGGCAAATCCGCTGCCACCCAGTTGCAGCGTATGGTGGCCAGTGGCGGAGTTACACTCACGCAACCGGGCCGCGAAGCCGTGGGCAGCAGGCTCGTCTACACCGGCAGCGATGAGCGCTTCGTGCTCACCGGCACACCGCATGCCTTGCCTTACTTGACTGATCGCGCACACGGACGCACCACAGGCCGTGCGTTGATTTTCAATAACCAGAGTGATAGCGTCGAGATCATTGGAGGCAAGGGAAGCACGGTCGCACCAGCGCGGGTTCCCAGATAG